Below is a genomic region from Brassica oleracea var. oleracea cultivar TO1000 chromosome C9, BOL, whole genome shotgun sequence.
ATATGGCTGATTAGAAGCCCAATAAGCTCCTCCAGAAATCATATTTTTATTGGCTAGAAATAAAACTGAATCATTTACCTTGTTTTGCGGATTTTTCTCAAGTTCGATTAATAAAAAGTGGTCATTTCAATCTCTGACACATGTTCAAAACCAAACCGGAACGCACCTAGCCGTTAGATTCCAGTAAGCACACGACAAATAAGCTTGTTCCATCAGCCAATGCAAAGATTGTGTTTATCAAATGAAGCTTGTACCTTATTTTTTAATTCCTTCTTCGGCTCTCTCGTTCTCCCATCCGCCACTGCCCCAATTATCTCCATTCTCATTTCCAGTATCAAAATTTGGACATGTTCCAGTTGTTGGTGACCTCCAGATACTTGAAGCTAAATATATTGTGCTCTGAACCACACATTGTATATTTCTACCATTCTCGTTTATCTCTTGCTTCGATACAGTTTCGTAACAGTGTGTTAGAAGACATGAAATAGTAATTTTATACTATAAAGGACTATATAAATAGCAAATCATTAAAAAAAATTACAAAACGATAAGAAAATGCAAATGATTTACTGCAGCCTACTCAGAGGTTCGACCTGCACTTGAAACATAGACATGACTGTCTTTAACATCACACCTCCACAATCATAACTTACAGTGATTTAAGAGTGAAGAGGAAGAAGAAAGATAATGGATGAACGTACCATTGTTCGTCCCTGAAGGAGGCTCTTAGACTATCAATGGCTGATTAAACTATCCAGTTGGCAAAAAATGAAATGACAGACACAGGCAGAAGCCACACACGTCAGTTACGTCAGTAACATTATAAGTAATCTTATCCCCATTCGGTAACAATAGCTATGACATAATTTTATCCGCAAATCTCGTGTAAAAGTGCACATTCTTGCCAGCAGATGTTCCAATCATGCGTTATGGCATCAATGAGGACATGAAACAAACAATTCAACTCTGTTAGTGATGAATAATGTATACTGTTTGAAATAAATTATGAGAGGTATACGGTTAGGAAATCAAAAGCATGATGAATGAGACATCGACACATACTTCTTCATCAATCATCAGCATCTCAAGCCCCATATATAAGGATGCCTCCTTTTCAAATTATTCCCAGCTTCCCAGAAATGGATTCGCCTAAACAGCATCTTGGAATCTACGGGTCCTGGTGAAACCTGAGTAAAGAAAAATGGAGAAAAAGGTTGCACGGTGATGTTAGGAATGAATTTAAGGAACTGGGCAAGAGATTGTTGGGTTGAGGTATATATATGGTGATGTGTTTAAACTGAGTGAGTAATGATGGTTTCTTGAAGAGGCATAGATATCTTTGATTGAGAGGAGTGATGTGGAGAGGTACAAAAAGTCTTCACTTGATGAGTTATAATGGAGCATTGAAGTGCCATTGTTGTAGTCGTAGGAGTTACACCGGTGAAGTTGGGTAGACGAACAGATTGGGAGGCGCTGGAGACGTCTGAGGCGAGTAGGCTAAGGAAAAGGAAGCTATAAGTTATACAATGGGCTGACTATTTCGATGGGTTTGGATAGTTCGAGACCCATCATCTAAACATTCGCGATGACGTGGCAGTTTGATTGGTGGAGAATATTTTGTCCTATATGGCACTCCTAAGAAGCCTCAAAATTAGTTGCTTTTATATAGTAGTGATACTGATCTCAATCAACATTCCAGGGAAAACCTATAACCTGCATGTTTCTAAATCATTACATAAAAGCAACTTAATAAACACAAATCTTTTGAAAAATGATAAATAGTGGATGTTTATAACAAAAAATACAAATAGAGCGGAGCTGGTGAGAAGAAACTCTCCCAGGCACTATTTTCTATGCAGCGTTGACATGAGACTACCCAACGGTCTCCCGAGAAGAAACATCACATCTACTTACCCCTTTTAGTAACAACCTCCTGGTCTCTCCTCTACTCCTTAGCGGAAGCCCTAGTCTTTTACCGCAAGAAGGATCCTCCACGCTCCGTTTCTTCTCAGTTCATCTTTCTCATCCTAACGCAAAATCCACAAAGCTCATCTTCACAAACCATCGCCGGATCCCTAGCTAACAAGTATCCATTTTTCCTCATACTCTGATCACCCAAAGCTCCCTGACCCCTTAGTTCTCGGAGCCGACGACTCACTCCTCCAGACACTCCCACTTTTCGTTTCAGTCACACTTAGATCCACCGCGCTAACCTCTCTACATCTACACTTCCGAGTCACCCCAACTGCTGACCAAAGATGGCTCGCCGTCTCTCTGCAGCGGAGAAAGGAAAAGGACAACTCACAACACCAACAGGCCCCTCAATAATGAGAATCAAATCCCCGAACCTAGATACCTCTGCACTCATCAAAGACAATGCTCTTACCTTGATTGGGAGACTAACAAACCCAAAGGAGCAGAGGATGTGGGCGCTCCTCCCCTCCCTACCTCGAAAATGGCACCTACAGGGCAGAGCAGTTGGTTCAGATCTAGGTAATAACTGCTTCCAATTTAGATTTGAAAGGGAAGAAGACCTGAGAAGATTGCTAGATAACAGACCATACCACTTTGCTTACTGGATGGTCATCATCCAAAGATGAGAACCAATCATCTCGTCCTCTTTCCCATCACAGATACCCTTCTGGATTCGTATCAAGGGTATCCCTCTTCATTACTGGCATGAGGATATGATTTGCAACGTGGGTGATGAACAAGGCTCACGAGAGAACCATGAACTCACCAAGACAACAGCACGAGCCAGAGTCTTAGTTGACGGCTTTAAACCACTTGTGAAGCAATCAATTATCGAATTTGGCTCAGGGGAAGAGAGTCTTATTACCATGGATTATGAGAGACTGGAGAACCACTGCTCTATCTGTTACTCCCTTTGCCACTCCAGCAACGACTGCCCACAAAACCTAGAAGGCACAGGGGTGACAGTTTCCCCAAAAGAAGACCATGGGCCTATCCTACCATCTACAGAGATAGACCCAAAGCGCTATGAACCAGACCCATACAAATTGCAAAAACGAAGAGACATGATGAGGTACACTACAATGAAAATAATTACCTCCCAAACTCTTCGACAGGGAGAACAATCACTAAAGAAAAGGAGCTAGACGATACCTCCACAGACTTTCAAAGCAGAGTAGACAGGTATGGAAAGAGCTTTGGAAACAGAGTAACTACAAGGCAAACGAGGAACCCTCCCCCTCCGGAGACAAGTGGTGCTAAAGTCTACAGGCAAAGCGTCGCCCAAGCCTCATGGAGGACTAGGAATAATAACGAAAACGCCCCCAAGTACTACTCCCCTCCCTTTGAAAGAATCAGAGACTCCACTTCAAAAGCCAATGGGAGCCTTCACAGGCGTTCTCTATTCACCCAAGGAGAACAACACCACTGGCGAGTGAAGTCTATCATCCCCTCTCACAGGGAGACTCAAGAGCCTACAAGGAACACAATAGAGCCACAAGATCTAATTCCGCCAACACCCATTCCCACGCGGGAGGAGGTAATAGAGGAACTAAACCATGCCACACTCCAATACTTAAGCTGCCCTGATCCAACTGAAGCTGCAGCAAGAAGGCAGAGAGTATATGCTAGCGATGCGCAAGGCCATATGGAAGAAGCAGCGGATATAATAATAGCTTCTGCCATTGCGGCCTCCAACCCCATCCAACCTCTACAACTTGGCACCGTGGAGCAAAGTGGCCCACCTCTCACCCTCCCTGAACAGGAGCCCCAACCTGACGATGAGGTTCAATCTCAGGTTCAATCTCAGAGAATAGAAGAGGCTTCTCAGGGAGCTAGTCGAGTAAAGAACAAACGGAGGAGAAGCTCACCTTTTTCCCGATCACCCATTGACAACAGACCTGTGATCTCTATTACGAATGCAAAGGGACCAGCTCAACCACCCTCCCCCAATACAAACTTGCAGGCAACTGCTGCTCCGATCATAGCTCCGCAGGCTAGCGGCTCAACCCAAACAGGGGAGAGAGACTGCCATCCCAGGAGAGTGCGAGCAAGAACTACTCCCTCAAAATCAAAGCCTGCTACTACTAGCCCCAAGACCTTCAGAGGAGCCAGCTCCAAAAAGATGATTTTCTCTATGACTCAGAGGTCACCAGGACAGACCCAACAGAGGAGAATCCAAAGCCAAATACAAATACCAGGAACAAGTGGGGTGCAAAGACCATGAAAAAATGGGAATGCTACTGCTGGAGCCTCAGGGAACTCGAACCAGCCCCCAACTAGGATAATCCCATCAATTACGAAGAAAGGGGAGGATTTTCACAATCCTCCACCCCCGGCTCCTTAGTCATTGTTAGCTGGAACTGTAATGGGTTGGGGAACCCCATTACAGTCCAGCGACTTAAGGAGATAAACAGAATTAACTCCCCGGATATCTTCTTCCTGATGGAAACAAAAAACTCCGATGATGTAGTCAGAAAAGAACTTGACTGGCTACTAATGGAAAACGACTATATAGTATCACCGCACTCACCTGGAGGAGGAGGCCTCTACCTGGCATGGAAGAAAGAAGTTGAAATCACCATCAACTCCTTCACCAATAACTTCATCGACACCTCGGTCTCGTATAAAGGAACCTCATTCCATGCGACCTTTGTGTATGGAGAACCTGATCACACGAAAATGCATGCGGTCTGGTCAGAAATATCAGATCTACAAAGAACCTCGGAGAGGCCTGGTTTTTAACGGAGGATTTTAATGAAATTATTGAGAATAGCGAGAAACAAGGAGGACCTGATAGAGCTGAAGGCACTTTTTGCCCATTCCGCTCCTTTCTCTCTCAGAATAACCTGTTTGACCTAAAGCACTCTGGTAACTTTCTGTCTTGGCGAGGAAAGAGAAGGTCACACGTCGTACAATGCCGCCTAGACAGAGCCTTAAGTAACACCGACTGGAAAGAGCTCTATCCCTCCTGTAGAACCCAATACCTCCACTTTGAAGGTTCAGATCACCGCCCTCTACTGTCTTTCCTAGATACTACAAGGAAGAAAGGCACACGCATCTTCAGATACGACAGAAGGCTCAAAGAGAACGATGAAGTCAAAAAAATCATACAAGACATTTGGTTTATCTACTCCCTCCTCAGCATAGACACGCGCCTGACTTTCTGTAGAAAGGCCATCTCAAAATGGAGTAGAGAAACTCAGATAAATAGCCAAAAGGAAATCATATCCATCAAGCTGCAACTGGACATTGCTATGTCAGACACCTCCCAAAATCAAAACGAAAGCAAGATCCAGGAGCTGAACTTAAACCTGTTGAAGGCCTATAAGGCTGAAGAAGCCTTCTGGAAACAAAGGAGCCGTCAGCTCTGGCTCTCACTGGGGGACTCCAACACTGGGTACTTTCATGCAGTTACCAAGATGCGTCGAGCAAAGAACAAGCTGACTATAATTGAAGATGCTAATGGCGTACCATGGCATGAAGAAGAGCAGATCGCCAAAGTGGTCTCACAATATTATGATGAACTCTTCACGGCTTGTACTTTTGACGGGAGAGCCACAGTCTCAAAAGCTCTAAGACCCTGCGTTTCAGAACAAATGAACGCGAACCTGATTAGTGATCCAACTTATGAGGAAGTAAAGAGAGCGTTATTTGCAATTCATGCTGATAAGGCACCTGGACCCGACGGATTCTCAGCGAGTTTCTTCCAGTCCAACTGGGAGATTGTGGGACCAGCAATAGTGTCAGAGATACAAAGCTTCTTCACAACGGGCATCCTCCTTGCTACCATGAATGTCACACATGTCAGGCTCATTCCAAAGGTAACAGGACCAAAAAAAGTCATAGAGTACCGACCTATAGCTCTGTGTAATGTCTTCTACAAAATCATCTCGAAGATCCTATCCTTACGCTTGAAGCCTGTCTTGGGTTCTATCATCTCCGAAAACCAGTCTGCCTTCATTCCTGGAAGAGCTATCACTGACAACGTCCTCATTACCCATGAAGTGCTCCACTACCTGAAATCATCAACAACAGAAAAGAAGTGCCCAATGGCGGTTAAAACCGACATGAGCAAGGCGTATGACAGAGTCGAATGAGATTTTATACAACAAGTTCTACAGAGGCTAGGCTTTCATGAGAAACTGATACACCTAGTAATGCAATGTGTCACTACAGTGTCATATTCATTCCTAATAAACGAAGCAGTCTACGGCTCGGTAACCCCACAAAGAGGAATTAGGCAGGGTGATCCCATCTCCCCATATCTATTTATCCTGTGCGGAGAGGTTCTTACCGGTTTGTGCAAGGAAGCTGAGAGAACTGGTTCTTTCCAAGGCATCAGAGTGGCTAGAGGAGCCCCACGACTGAACCATCTGCTTTTTGCAGATGATACGATGTTCTTCTGCTACTCTACACCCGAGGCATGTCAAGCTCTGAAAGATATACTTCTGGAATATGAAAGAGCATCAGGTCAGCAGATCAACAAAACCAAATCCTCGATAACTTTCTCCTCTAAGACCCCCACCGAAATGAAGGGGCGCGCAAAGGCTATCTTAGCTATAACCAAAGAGGGGGGGGGGGAGTACAGGGAAGTACCTTGGGTTACCGGAGCACTTCGGAAGGAGGAAAAAGGAACTCTTCACCTCGGTGGTGGATATAATCCGTCAGAGAGCCCAGAGCTGGTCATCACGCCACCTATCAAAAGCAGGGAAAATGGTCATGGTTAAATCAGTTCTCACAGCAATGCCATCTCACTCTGTGTCATGTTTTCAAATTCCAGTCAGCTTATGCAAACGCATACAATCAGAGCTAACAAGGTTTTGGTGGG
It encodes:
- the LOC106314337 gene encoding uncharacterized protein LOC106314337, whose protein sequence is MARRLSAAEKGKGQLTTPTGPSIMRIKSPNLDTSALIKDNALTLIGRLTNPKEQRMWALLPSLPRKWHLQGRAVGSDLGRTITKEKELDDTSTDFQSRVDRYGKSFGNRVTTRQTRNPPPPETSGAKVYRQSVAQASWRTRNNNENAPKYYSPPFERIRDSTSKANGSLHRRSLFTQGEQHHWRVKSIIPSHRETQEPTRNTIEPQDLIPPTPIPTREEVIEELNHATLQYLSCPDPTEAAARRQRVYASDAQGHMEEAADIIIASAIAASNPIQPLQLGTVEQSGPPLTLPEQEPQPDDEVQSQVQSQRIEEASQGASRVKNKRRRSSPFSRSPIDNRPVISITNAKGPAQPPSPNTNLQATAAPIIAPQASGSTQTGERDCHPRRVRARTTPSKSKPATTSPKTFRGASSKKMIFSMTQRSPGQTQQRRIQSQIQIPGTSGVQRP